The region TGTAGAAAAAGCCGCCGAGGTGGGCGGACATATACTCTCTGGAGCAGTCTTAGACCCCATTTCCATAAACGAATTAATCCCTGACTGGCAGGAACAGGGTGCTCCCCTAAACACACCCGTGACCAAGGATACGCTATCGTTTCTCACAGGCTCTGGCCGCTTTTCCATACCAATTTTCAAAGGGTGGCCCATGGACAACCATGGCAACTACGTGGTTCGCTTAGGTCACCTGGTAAAATGGCTCGGCGATCAGGCGGAGGCCTTGGGAGTGGAGATCTATCCGGGTTGTGCTGCCTCCGAGGTGCTTTTCCATGAAGATGGCAGCGTCAAGGGCATTGCCACCAACGATGTAGGCATTGCCAAGAGTGGAGCTCCTAAGGAAACGTTCGCCCGAGGAATGGAGCTGCACGCGAAAACTACTATCTTTGCCGAGGGTTGTCGGGGTCACCTAACGAAGCAGATATCGCAGAAGTTTGGACTGAATGAGGGCAGTGAACCTCAGACCTATGGCATCGGTTTGAAAGAAGTCTGGGAAATCGACCCAGAGAAGCATCAGTGAGTACCATTTCGTAAGCTGAAAGAATATGTTTTCTAACTGGAATATCTCACAGACCCGGCTTGGTGGAGCACACCATTGGATGGCCTTTAGACAACGCCACCTACGGAGGGTCCTTTTTGTATCATCTGAACGAACCCACTCCCACAATTGCCGTTGGCTTTGTGGTGGGATTGAACTACAAGAATCCATGGCTCAGTCCTTTCCAGGAGTTCCAGCGCTTCAAAACCCATCCTAAGGTGCGACATGTCTTTGAAGACGCCACCCGCATCGCTTACGGAGCTCGAGCTATTAACGAAGGCGGATTCCAGAGCCTGCCCAAGAAGTTGTCGTTCCCTGGAGGTTGTCTGGTAGGATGCAGTGCCGGCTTCTTGAACGTGCCGCGAATCAAGGGCTCCCACTATGCCATGAAGAGTGGCATGCTGGCGGCAGAGAGCGCATTGGATGCCATTAATTCTGGAGCACAGTCGACGGCAGGCGTGGAGCCGATTGACTATGCGGAGAGGTAAGAGGAATAAATTACCAAGAGAGCAGAGTTTAACTAACATCACTTCCCATGTAGAATCAAGAATTCCTTTGTGTGGAAAGACCTCTGGAAGGTTCGAAATGTTCATCCTTCCTTCCATAATCCTTTGGGTCTGTTTGGTGGGCTTGCCCTCAGCGGCTTCTCCATTTTTATGGGGGGTCGTGAGCCATGGACCCTGAAGCATGGACCTCAGGACCACGAGTCGCTGCTGCCTGCCAGTTCCTGCAAGCCGATCGTGTACCCGAAGCCCGATGGAAAGATTTCTTTTGACTTATTGTCCTCGGTGGCCCTCACTGGCACCAACCACGAGGGTGACCAGCCTGCCCATCTGACGCTTAAGGACGATCGTGTTCCCGTGGATCACAACCTGGCCCTTTACGAAGGTCCGGAGCAACGATTCTGCCCCGCGGGAGTATACGAATATGTTCCAAACGAAGAAGGTGGTAATCTGAAGCTACAGATTAATGCTCAGAACTGCATCCACTGCAAGACCTGTGATATCAAGGATCCGAAACAAAATATCAACTGGGTGGTGCCCGAGGGCGGTGGCGGCCCAGCCTATAACGGAATGTAAAAGGATACGTCCTTCTATATTTGTGTACCGTAATTGCATTTTATTAGTCtgtaaaattgtaaatttgattgaaaatgatttcgataaaaattctaaaattcgTTTTGTAGAAAATAGAATAAAGTTTAAAGTGTTTCGAAAAGATATGATTTTGTTGTGAGAAAAAACTATGGAGGGAGCAATGCCAAAAGTTCCTGAATGCTGAAAAAGTAGTTTCgtttcaataataaaatataaatattaaaaataaaagaagaagcCAAATAACTTTAAGAAGCTAGCACAAAATTTCTACTTTTCAcagaggaaaaccccattgatgcagaatggtggccaatcgatctagaaatcgtttaaggtactccgcttaagaatcggatgagaattggttaagatatagccatcactgtgggccctataggggaaaaatccattttcaagggatcccacgaaaaatggacaaaaaatctaaaaaatattttgtcccaggattttgatgcagaatggtgcagaatcgatctagaaatcgtttaaggtgctccgcttgagaatcggatgggaattggggaagatatagtcatcattGTGGGCCCTATGgggaaaaaccacattttcaagggatctcatcgtgaaaattggacaaacaatctaaaaaatattttgtctcaggattttgatgcagaatggtgcagaatcgatctagaaatcgtttaaggtactccgcttgagaatcggatgagaattggggaagatatagtcatcactgtgggctctataggggaaaaccacattttcaagggatcccatcacgaaaattggacaaaaaatctaaaaaatattttgtcccaggattttgatgcagaatggtgcagaatcgatctagaaatcgtttaaggtactccgtttgagaatcggatgagaattggggaagatatagccatcactgtgggccctatgggggaaaaccacattttcaaggaatcccatcacgaaaattggacaaaaaatctaaaaaatattttgtctcagcattttgatgcagaatggtgcagaatcgatctagaaatcgtttaaggtactccgcttgagaatcggatgagaattggggaagatatagccatcactgtgggccatatgagggaaaaccacattttcaggggatcccattatgaaaattgcacaaaaaatcttaaaaatattttgtcccaggattttgatgcagaatggcgcagaatcgatctagaaaccgtttaaggtactccgcttgagaatcgaatggGAATtaggaaagatatagccatcactgtgggccctataggagaaaaccacattttcaagggatcccatcatgaaaattggacaaaaaatgtaaaaaatattttgtctcaggattttcatgcagaatggtgcaaatcgatctagaaatcgtttaaggtactccgcttgagaatcggatgggaattgggaaagatatagctatcactgtgagccatataggggaaaaccacattttcaagggatcccatcatgaaaattggacaaaatatcgaaaaaatattttgtctcgggattttgatgcagaatggtgcagaatcgatctagaaatcgtttaaggtactccgcttgagaatcggatgagaattggggaagatatagccatccctgtgggccatataggggaaaaccacattttcaagggatccatcatgaaaattggacaaaaaatcgaaaaaatattttgtctcgggattttgatgcagaatggtgcagaatcgatctagaaatcgtttaaggtactccgcttgagaatcggatgagaattggggaagatatagccatcactgtgggccatatagaggaaaacccaatttccaagggatcccatcatgaaaattggacaaaaaatctaaaaaatatttcgtatcaggattttgatgcagaatggtgcaaaatcgatctagaaatcgtttaaggtactccgcttgagaatcggatgagaattggggaagatatagccatcactgtcgACGCCATAGGGTCCACTTTCGTGTCTTCGAAGATAGAAGAAATCAGACTCATTTATGAAGGTACATTAGAAGGTAAAATATCACATTAGaaggtaaaatatatataatttgtaGGAAAAAACTTGTAGACTTTCAGTTGCCAAAagggttttatttaaaattctctACCATCGTTTGTTCGTTCagttttgttcttttttttttttaacaccaACTTAATAGGTAAATATTGAATTCATATTCAAATTTGTGTCAATTTCCAAAAACCTTTCATATTCAGTGCACAGATAAAACTTATTTCTCGTTATATATAGTTTCACATATAGTATATGTATGAATGTATAATGTTccatcttgttttttttttttaccaaaacgGTTGCCATTTCCATAGAGCTTACATCTACGATTTGCTTGTGTTGCAAGTTGAACAAACACATGGATAGATACACATATTAAAGTTAACCATTCTGCTTCCGCTCCGCTCCGGAGCTTAACAATTTTCGCTAAATGAACTTGCCACAACACTGATGCTGCTTTAACATATTTATCTAGATACTTTCGGGCTAGAGGTACACCAACTATAGGCCCACACGCTGGAATCGATGGAATCGAGTCAGACCCCCGAGTAACCTTCTCTGCTAGAATACTGTGTTGGGTGCGAGTGGTCCCTGTGACCGTAGGACGTCTTGTAGACTATACAGTGCGATCAATACCCTATCAATATTTATGCTCTGTATCTTCTAGTAAGCTTTCCTATACCTTGTCAATATGGATTTGTGTTCAGCCTCAGCTCAACGCCTTTGTACATTATGTGCTGCTTAGTTGGAAtatcattttatttgttttctagGAATCTAGGATTAGGGAgcttttatgattattatcaGTTATCAGATTTATCTACACTTATTCGAATAGCACAAATAACAcctgtatttaaattttttcaccATCAAGTTTCCACTTATCATTATCATGTCCAATTTAGTGTTTTTATACAACAACTGGTTATGCTTTCAATTTCAttagttttcatttaaaaagaGGCACTGTTTTTAAGGCAACACTACACAGTGAAGTTATATGCCAGGGTCAACAATTGATTGAAAATCATAGGTGAAAGGTTGAAAGGAAATGGTAGAATGTCTTTGGCAAATAATACATAAACTTAACTAACAATATATGAAGTATTTACACAAAAACTTTGCAATAATTTACACAAACTCTGGTTTGTTTCGTACAACATTCAATTGGTGCAACAAACATcccacatatatgtatgtatatcctaGAAGATgctatttatattaaaataccTATGTGTCAGTTATAATTGTTTCTGTAAAGCTTCTTTAACGGGGAAACCTGTAGAGTGTAAGTTACTTCTTATTGTTTACTcatgccgccgccgccggccCCCTGGGCTGGATCTGCAAGTGCAACTGTTGGGTCGCATCGCCAAATATATGCGCAGCTGAGGCGGCCACCTCCTATCAGATACAAACATGTATAtgcatataaatattattctgctcctgctgttGTATAAAGTGCAACAGGTCATACATACTCGTATAATGCCCAGTGCAAATATTTGCGGAGCTCGTTTACCTCTCTTACTCAAATATCGTAAAATTCCGAAATTCGAAAATGGGAAATTGACATAGACACGCCCACCACGGCCCATCTGACTGCCTGTTCAAATAAGTGGCctttttttcacaaaaaataataataatatatatgcatgcatattttaagatatataaataataatgtaaaacaataatttcatgaataattttatttaaattttattttgttgagtTCTTGTTGCGATTGCGATAATTGTagtaaaatacaaaaaacttAGGCAACAAAATTTAACAGAAATCCTCATTAAACGTAAATTACAAATTATGACTTCGtttcgcttaaaaaatgaaagacaAAGTTGGCTTGTACTAAATAAGCTTAAATCAAGTTTAAAACGAAAGCATAAAGTTAGTGCCTTTAAAACGAGTCTAAACAAATAAAGGTtggcctttaaaaaaatataccgtCAAATTGCacgaattttaattaaattaacacGACTGCGAAGAGCTAGCAGCAGGTGTTGTGTTTTCTCGAATTCGAATTTCTCGAATTCCTTCCAAGGTCCTTTCAAATGATTTGCATGATTTACGTATCTCTCGTAATTACAAACTAAACATTAGTGtctaaaatcaaaatatttacacaaacAGCTCGACCTAGGctgattttcctttttctgAATCATCGTTT is a window of Drosophila bipectinata strain 14024-0381.07 chromosome 2R, DbipHiC1v2, whole genome shotgun sequence DNA encoding:
- the Etf-QO gene encoding electron transfer flavoprotein-ubiquinone oxidoreductase, mitochondrial — translated: MSALLKMHKVQRLFTPALVRSVSEAAKYPKITTHYTLHPREKDERWKEVDMERCIEEVDLVIVGGGPAGMSAAIRAKQLAAEKDQEIRVCVVEKAAEVGGHILSGAVLDPISINELIPDWQEQGAPLNTPVTKDTLSFLTGSGRFSIPIFKGWPMDNHGNYVVRLGHLVKWLGDQAEALGVEIYPGCAASEVLFHEDGSVKGIATNDVGIAKSGAPKETFARGMELHAKTTIFAEGCRGHLTKQISQKFGLNEGSEPQTYGIGLKEVWEIDPEKHQPGLVEHTIGWPLDNATYGGSFLYHLNEPTPTIAVGFVVGLNYKNPWLSPFQEFQRFKTHPKVRHVFEDATRIAYGARAINEGGFQSLPKKLSFPGGCLVGCSAGFLNVPRIKGSHYAMKSGMLAAESALDAINSGAQSTAGVEPIDYAERIKNSFVWKDLWKVRNVHPSFHNPLGLFGGLALSGFSIFMGGREPWTLKHGPQDHESLLPASSCKPIVYPKPDGKISFDLLSSVALTGTNHEGDQPAHLTLKDDRVPVDHNLALYEGPEQRFCPAGVYEYVPNEEGGNLKLQINAQNCIHCKTCDIKDPKQNINWVVPEGGGGPAYNGM